One window from the genome of Variovorax sp. PAMC26660 encodes:
- a CDS encoding 3-(methylthio)propionyl-CoA ligase, which yields MLGLMQDQPLLISSLIEFVERHNGDGEIVSRRVEGDIHRTTWSGIASRARQVANALDGEQLLFSDRVATLAWNGYRHLELYYGVSGSGRVLHTINPRLHPDQIAWIANHAEDQILCFDLSFLPLVQAVHARCPMIRKWVALCDADKLPVDSGVPNLVSYEAWLGQQSSDYDWPTFDENSASSMCYTSGTTGNPKAALYSHRSTMLHAYAAALPDVMRISAQDSVLPVVPMFHVNAWGIPYSAALVGCKLVFPGPSLDGKSVYELIESEGVTFAAGVPTVWQMMLGHMQTNGLKFSKLNRTVIGGSACPPAMITAFQEKFNVEVLHAWGMTEMSPLGTLCTLKNKHLSLPADAQLQIRMKQGRAIFGVDMKIVDGDGNELPWDGKAYGDLLVKGPWVVKEYFKGEGGNPLIPDAQGRGWFPTGDVATIDADGYLQITDRSKDVIKSGGEWISSIEIENIAVAHPAVAMAACIGVFHPKWDERPIIAVVKKPGAEVTREELLKFYEGKTAKWQIPDDVVFVEAIPIGATGKILKTRLRELLKDYKLPTL from the coding sequence ATGCTGGGTTTGATGCAAGACCAACCGCTTTTGATCTCGTCGCTGATCGAATTCGTCGAGCGCCACAACGGCGACGGCGAGATCGTCTCGCGCCGTGTCGAAGGCGATATTCACCGCACGACATGGAGCGGTATCGCATCGCGTGCCCGGCAGGTGGCCAACGCGCTGGACGGCGAGCAGTTGCTGTTCAGCGACCGCGTCGCCACGCTGGCCTGGAACGGCTATCGCCACCTGGAGCTTTACTACGGCGTGAGCGGCAGCGGCCGCGTGCTGCACACCATCAACCCGCGCCTGCATCCCGACCAGATCGCGTGGATCGCCAACCATGCCGAAGACCAGATCCTGTGCTTCGACCTGAGCTTCCTGCCGCTGGTGCAGGCCGTGCACGCGCGCTGCCCGATGATCCGCAAATGGGTGGCGCTGTGCGACGCCGACAAGCTGCCGGTCGACAGCGGCGTGCCCAACCTCGTGAGCTATGAAGCCTGGCTCGGCCAGCAGTCGAGCGACTACGACTGGCCCACCTTCGACGAGAACTCGGCATCGAGCATGTGCTACACGAGCGGCACCACGGGCAACCCGAAGGCCGCGCTGTACAGCCATCGCTCGACCATGCTGCATGCCTACGCTGCCGCGCTGCCCGACGTCATGCGCATCTCCGCGCAAGACTCGGTGCTGCCGGTGGTGCCGATGTTCCACGTCAATGCCTGGGGCATTCCGTACTCGGCTGCGCTGGTGGGTTGCAAGCTGGTGTTCCCGGGCCCGTCGCTCGACGGCAAGTCGGTGTACGAGCTGATCGAGTCCGAAGGTGTGACCTTCGCGGCCGGCGTGCCCACCGTGTGGCAGATGATGCTGGGCCACATGCAGACCAACGGCCTGAAGTTCAGCAAGCTGAACCGCACCGTCATCGGTGGCTCGGCCTGCCCGCCGGCCATGATCACGGCGTTCCAGGAGAAGTTCAACGTCGAGGTGCTGCACGCCTGGGGCATGACCGAGATGAGCCCGCTGGGCACGCTCTGCACGCTCAAGAACAAGCATCTGTCGCTGCCGGCCGATGCGCAGTTGCAGATCCGCATGAAACAGGGCCGCGCGATCTTCGGCGTCGACATGAAGATCGTCGATGGCGACGGCAACGAACTGCCCTGGGACGGCAAGGCCTACGGCGACCTGCTGGTCAAGGGCCCGTGGGTCGTGAAGGAATACTTCAAGGGCGAGGGCGGCAACCCGCTCATTCCCGATGCGCAAGGCCGGGGCTGGTTCCCGACCGGCGACGTGGCCACCATCGACGCCGACGGCTACCTGCAGATCACCGACCGCAGCAAGGACGTGATCAAGTCCGGCGGCGAGTGGATCAGTTCCATCGAGATCGAGAACATCGCGGTCGCGCACCCGGCAGTGGCCATGGCCGCCTGCATCGGCGTGTTCCATCCCAAGTGGGACGAGCGCCCGATCATCGCGGTCGTGAAGAAGCCAGGCGCCGAAGTCACGCGCGAAGAACTGCTCAAGTTCTACGAAGGCAAGACCGCCAAGTGGCAGATCCCCGACGACGTGGTGTTCGTCGAGGCCATTCCGATCGGCGCCACCGGGAAGATCCTGAAGACCCGTCTTCGCGAACTGCTCAAGGACTACAAGCTGCCCACGCTCTGA
- a CDS encoding carboxylesterase/lipase family protein produces the protein MNTTETTENQDATRQTAVATVARAMAAAACMALSACGGGSDSGFSFPPIVPAGPPAAPPPAAPPPAADGPMVRQTTAGKIEGVDDSAATGTYSWKGIPFAQAPVGSLRWAPPTDPKPWEGVRAASKFGHACAQGGRYFSPAPNDAPFGLAVREGFGKPVGDEDCLTLNIWRPAGDTTKLPVIVYIYGGSNISGYTADPGYDGAQLAKRGDAVVVTINYRVGALGWLDLPQLKTGNASNDSGNFALLDQMQALKFVQANIGAFGGDAGNVTVMGQSAGAVNTWGLVVSSASAGLLHKAVPLSGGIAFASRPTAQTYSKGLLNAIVIADGKATDTPTADAWVASQTDAQIASYLRGLSADKLLTIVLANPQLGNAPAPIEDGTILPVNSAAEVDAGRFNKMPMLIGNTRDEGTLFGGFKPSDYDRFGLQYNFNPDAPVTLTEADLIKASYLPVDQPLTGWKAWTNTLTNAIFLNILPPQVDSVAKYLPTKTWYYRFDWSQQVAPFNTAYGATHGLDTAFMFHNFGTGVFSFSFGEANRPGREALSDAMVGSLSAFARTGDPNHSGLGVTWPNWPRKIVLDASKTQLQNSAP, from the coding sequence ATGAATACAACAGAGACAACGGAAAACCAGGACGCAACCCGGCAAACGGCGGTGGCAACGGTGGCGCGAGCCATGGCCGCCGCGGCCTGCATGGCGCTGTCCGCCTGCGGCGGTGGCTCCGATTCCGGTTTCTCCTTCCCTCCGATCGTTCCTGCGGGGCCGCCGGCTGCGCCACCTCCGGCTGCGCCGCCCCCGGCCGCTGACGGCCCCATGGTGCGCCAGACCACCGCCGGCAAGATCGAGGGCGTGGACGACAGCGCCGCCACCGGCACGTATTCCTGGAAGGGCATTCCGTTCGCCCAGGCGCCCGTCGGCAGCCTGCGCTGGGCGCCACCCACCGATCCCAAGCCCTGGGAGGGCGTGCGTGCGGCAAGCAAGTTCGGCCATGCCTGCGCCCAGGGGGGACGCTATTTCAGCCCCGCGCCCAACGACGCGCCCTTTGGTCTTGCCGTACGCGAGGGCTTCGGCAAGCCGGTGGGCGACGAGGACTGCCTGACGCTCAACATCTGGCGCCCGGCCGGCGACACCACCAAGCTGCCGGTGATCGTCTACATCTACGGCGGCAGCAACATCTCGGGCTACACGGCCGATCCGGGCTACGACGGTGCCCAGCTCGCCAAGCGCGGCGACGCCGTCGTCGTGACCATCAACTACCGCGTCGGCGCGCTCGGCTGGCTCGATCTGCCGCAGCTCAAGACCGGCAACGCGAGCAACGACTCGGGCAACTTTGCGCTGCTCGACCAGATGCAGGCCCTGAAGTTCGTCCAGGCCAACATCGGTGCCTTCGGCGGCGATGCGGGCAACGTCACGGTGATGGGGCAGTCGGCGGGCGCGGTCAACACCTGGGGCCTGGTCGTATCGAGCGCGTCGGCCGGCCTGCTGCACAAGGCGGTGCCGCTGAGCGGCGGGATCGCCTTCGCCTCGCGTCCTACCGCGCAGACCTATTCGAAGGGGCTGCTCAACGCGATCGTCATCGCCGACGGCAAGGCCACCGACACCCCGACGGCCGATGCCTGGGTGGCCTCGCAGACCGATGCGCAGATCGCGAGTTACCTGCGCGGCCTGTCGGCGGACAAGCTGCTGACCATCGTGCTCGCGAACCCGCAACTGGGCAATGCGCCGGCGCCCATCGAGGACGGCACCATCCTGCCCGTGAACTCGGCCGCCGAGGTCGATGCCGGCCGGTTCAACAAGATGCCCATGCTGATCGGCAACACACGCGACGAAGGCACGCTGTTCGGAGGTTTCAAACCCAGCGACTACGACCGCTTCGGCCTGCAGTACAACTTCAACCCGGACGCACCCGTGACGCTCACCGAGGCGGACCTGATCAAAGCGTCCTACCTTCCGGTAGACCAGCCGTTGACCGGCTGGAAGGCGTGGACGAACACCCTCACCAACGCGATCTTCCTCAACATCCTGCCGCCGCAGGTCGATTCGGTGGCCAAGTACCTGCCGACGAAGACCTGGTACTACCGTTTCGACTGGAGCCAGCAGGTGGCACCGTTCAACACCGCCTATGGCGCCACGCACGGGCTGGACACGGCGTTCATGTTCCACAACTTCGGCACCGGCGTCTTCTCGTTCTCCTTCGGCGAGGCGAACCGGCCGGGACGCGAGGCGCTGTCGGATGCGATGGTGGGCAGCCTGTCCGCGTTCGCGCGCACCGGCGATCCGAACCATTCGGGCCTGGGCGTGACCTGGCCCAACTGGCCACGCAAGATCGTGCTCGACGCCAGCAAGACGCAGCTGCAGAACAGCGCACCGTGA
- a CDS encoding AraC family transcriptional regulator has protein sequence MPHAQRRPQRRPGCTQQPELRTSSAAWLEGVLSMFEAEGLDVPSLLREAGFDPDSLHRQNARVPVDEISVLWQLAVARAGKPTLGLHRDLAATHSKLGTVGHAMSCSADLGEALTRLTRYMAVISDATAFSMQPEARGCWMVMEHTGGSLPIPRQRVEYALLTVFMQCQWLTRRELQPLALEFVYPPPADDRLHREAFSCPIRYNAPANRLLLSAADMAMPLPTHHPTLGEMQEHLLDDQLNLLGQTTTSSLVCAEIARRLPHGEPRRQDVAAGLGLAERTLQRRLQEESVSFQSLLDRTRRKLAQQYLAEDRHTLTDVADMLGFVDSSNFFRACKRWFGLPPTQYRARIWDTPVLAH, from the coding sequence ATGCCGCATGCCCAGCGCCGACCGCAACGCCGGCCGGGCTGCACCCAGCAGCCAGAACTGCGGACCAGTTCGGCCGCCTGGCTCGAAGGCGTGCTCTCGATGTTCGAGGCCGAAGGCCTGGACGTGCCCTCGTTGCTGCGCGAAGCCGGCTTCGACCCCGACTCGCTGCACCGCCAGAACGCGCGCGTGCCGGTCGACGAGATTTCCGTGCTCTGGCAACTGGCCGTGGCGCGCGCGGGCAAGCCCACGCTGGGCCTGCACCGCGACCTGGCAGCCACGCACAGCAAGCTGGGCACGGTCGGCCACGCGATGTCGTGCAGCGCCGATCTGGGAGAGGCACTCACCCGGCTCACCCGCTACATGGCCGTGATCTCGGACGCGACCGCCTTCTCGATGCAGCCCGAGGCACGCGGCTGCTGGATGGTGATGGAGCACACCGGCGGCAGCCTGCCGATCCCGCGCCAGCGCGTCGAATACGCCCTCCTGACCGTGTTCATGCAGTGCCAGTGGCTCACCCGGCGCGAGCTGCAGCCGCTGGCCCTGGAGTTCGTCTACCCGCCGCCGGCCGACGACCGGCTGCACCGCGAGGCCTTCAGCTGCCCGATCCGCTACAACGCACCCGCCAACCGGCTGCTGCTGTCGGCCGCCGACATGGCGATGCCGCTGCCCACCCACCACCCCACGCTCGGCGAGATGCAGGAGCATCTGCTGGACGACCAGCTCAACCTGCTCGGCCAGACCACCACCAGCAGCCTGGTGTGCGCCGAGATCGCGCGCCGGCTGCCGCATGGCGAGCCGCGCCGGCAGGACGTGGCCGCGGGCCTGGGCCTTGCGGAGCGCACGCTGCAGCGGCGGCTGCAGGAGGAGTCGGTGTCGTTCCAGTCGCTGCTCGACCGCACCCGTCGCAAGCTTGCGCAGCAGTACCTCGCGGAAGACCGCCATACGCTCACCGACGTGGCGGACATGCTCGGCTTTGTCGACAGCAGCAACTTCTTTCGGGCCTGCAAGCGATGGTTCGGCCTTCCGCCCACGCAGTACCGGGCGCGGATCTGGGATACGCCGGTGCTGGCCCACTGA
- a CDS encoding protein adenylyltransferase SelO gives MSLLAEDTDIADLGLRWKPGFSTLGPAFFTELRPTPLPDPYWVCRSEAVARELGLPADWHSDGTLRALTGSAPIAGTQPFATVYSGHQFGVWAGQLGDGRAIMIGETATGLEVQLKGAGRTPYSRGGDGRAVLRSSIREFLCSEAMHGLGIPTTRALCVTGSDARVRREELESAAVVTRVAPSFIRFGHFEHFAANQREDELRALADYVIDRYYPACRTTDRFDGNAYAAFLEAVSERTAALLAQWQAVGFCHGVMNTDNMSILGLTIDYGPFQFLDGFDPRHICNHSDTSGRYAFNQQPNVAYWNLFCLAQALLPLIGEQEVAVAALESYKTVFPTEFEARMRAKLGLSDSAEGDRALVEGVLKLLAAGKVDYTIFWRRLSHYVADNSVEPVRDLFLDREGFDAWLLLFSERHAQGVRSQAADLMLKSNPKFVLRNHLGQQAIEASQQKDQAGVAVLLALLETPFEEHPGADAYAGFPPDWASTIEISCSS, from the coding sequence ATGAGCCTGCTTGCTGAAGACACCGACATCGCGGACCTGGGATTGCGCTGGAAACCTGGCTTTTCGACCCTCGGCCCCGCGTTTTTCACCGAATTGCGACCAACGCCCCTGCCCGACCCGTACTGGGTATGCCGCAGCGAGGCCGTTGCACGCGAACTCGGCCTGCCGGCCGACTGGCATTCCGACGGCACGCTCCGGGCACTGACAGGCAGTGCGCCGATTGCCGGCACACAGCCTTTTGCCACGGTCTACAGCGGCCACCAGTTCGGCGTGTGGGCCGGCCAGTTGGGCGACGGCCGCGCGATCATGATCGGCGAGACCGCCACCGGCCTCGAAGTGCAACTGAAGGGCGCGGGCCGCACACCCTATTCGCGCGGCGGCGACGGCCGTGCGGTACTGCGTTCCAGCATCCGCGAATTTCTTTGCAGCGAGGCCATGCACGGCCTGGGCATCCCGACCACGCGCGCGCTCTGCGTCACGGGCTCCGACGCCCGCGTGCGCCGCGAAGAACTGGAGAGCGCCGCCGTCGTGACGCGCGTGGCGCCCAGCTTCATCCGCTTCGGCCATTTCGAGCACTTCGCGGCCAACCAGCGTGAAGACGAGTTGCGCGCGCTGGCCGACTACGTCATCGACCGCTACTACCCGGCCTGCCGCACCACCGACCGCTTCGACGGCAACGCCTACGCGGCCTTCCTCGAAGCCGTGAGCGAGCGCACCGCCGCCCTGCTCGCGCAATGGCAGGCCGTGGGCTTTTGCCACGGCGTGATGAACACCGACAACATGAGCATCCTGGGGCTCACCATCGACTACGGGCCTTTCCAGTTTCTCGATGGTTTCGATCCGCGCCACATCTGCAACCACAGCGACACCAGCGGGCGCTACGCCTTCAACCAGCAGCCCAACGTGGCGTACTGGAACCTGTTCTGCCTGGCGCAAGCGCTGCTGCCGCTGATCGGCGAGCAGGAAGTCGCCGTGGCCGCGCTGGAGTCGTACAAGACCGTGTTCCCCACCGAGTTCGAGGCCCGCATGCGCGCCAAGCTCGGCCTGTCGGATTCGGCCGAAGGCGACCGTGCGCTGGTCGAAGGCGTCCTCAAGTTGCTGGCCGCGGGCAAGGTCGATTACACGATCTTCTGGCGCCGGCTCTCGCATTACGTCGCGGACAACAGCGTCGAGCCGGTGCGCGACCTGTTCCTCGACCGCGAGGGCTTCGACGCCTGGCTGCTATTGTTTTCAGAGCGCCATGCGCAGGGTGTGCGTTCGCAAGCGGCCGATTTGATGCTCAAATCCAACCCCAAATTCGTGCTGCGGAACCACCTGGGCCAGCAAGCCATCGAAGCAAGTCAGCAAAAGGACCAGGCTGGTGTGGCAGTCTTGTTGGCTCTGCTCGAAACCCCATTTGAAGAACATCCCGGCGCCGATGCGTATGCCGGCTTCCCGCCCGACTGGGCGTCCACGATTGAAATCAGCTGCTCATCATGA
- the msrB gene encoding peptide-methionine (R)-S-oxide reductase MsrB → MTTPVEKTEAEWKALLAEKGAEPAAFEVTRHAATERPFTGKYEAHWDDGTYHCVCCGAKLFESGTKFDAGCGWPSFSEEAVPGAIRNIVDRSHGMVRTENVCANCGAHLGHVFPDGPTDTGLRYCMNSASLDFQKK, encoded by the coding sequence ATGACCACTCCCGTTGAAAAAACCGAAGCCGAATGGAAAGCCCTGCTCGCTGAAAAAGGCGCCGAGCCCGCAGCCTTCGAGGTCACGCGCCATGCGGCCACCGAGCGCCCCTTCACCGGCAAGTACGAAGCGCACTGGGACGACGGCACCTACCACTGCGTGTGCTGCGGCGCCAAGCTGTTCGAGTCGGGCACCAAGTTCGACGCGGGCTGCGGCTGGCCCAGCTTCTCCGAAGAGGCCGTGCCCGGCGCCATCCGCAACATCGTCGACCGCTCGCACGGCATGGTGCGCACCGAGAACGTCTGCGCGAACTGCGGCGCCCATCTGGGCCACGTGTTCCCCGACGGCCCGACGGATACCGGCCTGCGCTACTGCATGAACTCGGCCTCGCTCGACTTCCAGAAAAAATGA
- a CDS encoding septation protein A translates to MKLLLDFFPILLFFGAYKLGDIYTATGVLMAATVVQMAIIYAMERKLQAMQKATLVLILLFGTLTLVLHDDRFIKWKPTVLYGAMAIALAVALWALKKNFLKMLLGQQLELPERIWGRLNVAWIGYCLFMAIINGYVAAYFTTEAWVNFKLWGYVFPIVFLVAQGLYIAPHLKGDDKPAA, encoded by the coding sequence ATGAAACTGCTCCTCGACTTCTTCCCGATCCTGCTTTTCTTCGGCGCCTACAAGCTCGGCGACATCTACACCGCCACCGGCGTGCTGATGGCTGCCACTGTGGTGCAGATGGCGATCATCTACGCCATGGAACGCAAGCTGCAGGCGATGCAGAAGGCCACGCTGGTGCTGATCCTGCTGTTCGGCACGCTCACGCTGGTGCTGCACGACGACCGCTTCATCAAGTGGAAGCCGACGGTGCTGTACGGCGCGATGGCGATCGCGCTGGCGGTGGCGCTGTGGGCGCTGAAGAAAAACTTCCTGAAGATGCTGCTGGGCCAGCAGCTCGAGCTGCCCGAGCGCATCTGGGGCCGGCTGAATGTGGCGTGGATCGGCTATTGCCTGTTCATGGCCATCATCAACGGCTACGTGGCGGCCTACTTCACCACCGAGGCCTGGGTCAACTTCAAGCTCTGGGGCTACGTGTTCCCCATCGTCTTCCTGGTCGCACAGGGCCTGTACATTGCGCCGCACCTCAAGGGCGACGACAAGCCCGCCGCATGA
- a CDS encoding BolA family protein has translation MSTAALLPTAADLEAALREALAPTTLEVIDESGAHAGHAGANAEGRGTHFRVRIASPLFAGKPRVARHRLVYDALQVFIAQGLHAIAIEVL, from the coding sequence ATGAGCACCGCAGCACTCTTGCCCACCGCGGCAGACCTCGAAGCCGCGTTGCGCGAAGCGCTCGCGCCCACCACGCTCGAAGTGATCGACGAGAGCGGCGCGCACGCCGGCCATGCGGGTGCCAACGCGGAAGGCCGCGGCACCCATTTCCGGGTGCGCATCGCCTCGCCGCTGTTCGCCGGAAAGCCCCGCGTGGCGCGGCATCGGCTTGTGTATGATGCCCTCCAAGTTTTTATCGCACAGGGTCTGCACGCCATCGCCATCGAGGTGCTCTGA
- a CDS encoding peptidylprolyl isomerase, with protein sequence MKKQILQAVAAAVLLGAIPLAALAQNAAIVNGKPVPKARMDALAQQLAAAGRPVTPEMQSQLREEVVAREVFMQEAQKQGLDANDDYKNQLELARQAILIRALFENYRKTNPVSDADVKAEYDKFVAANGGKEYKARHILVETEDQAKKIMADLKKGAKFEDIAKKQSKDPGSGANGGDLDWANPASFVPEFSEAMIKLKKGETTPAPIKTQFGWHIIRVDDIRQAQLPKLEEVKPQITQQLQQQRLQKYQEELRAKAKVE encoded by the coding sequence ATGAAAAAACAAATCTTGCAGGCCGTCGCGGCCGCAGTGCTGCTCGGCGCCATTCCCTTGGCGGCTCTGGCGCAGAACGCCGCCATCGTCAACGGCAAGCCGGTGCCCAAGGCCCGCATGGACGCGCTGGCACAGCAGCTCGCCGCTGCCGGCCGTCCGGTGACGCCTGAAATGCAAAGCCAGCTGCGCGAAGAAGTCGTGGCGCGCGAAGTGTTCATGCAGGAAGCGCAAAAGCAGGGCCTGGACGCCAACGACGACTACAAGAACCAGCTCGAACTCGCACGCCAGGCCATCCTGATCCGCGCCCTGTTCGAGAACTACCGCAAGACCAACCCGGTCTCGGACGCCGACGTGAAGGCCGAGTACGACAAGTTCGTCGCGGCCAACGGCGGCAAGGAATACAAGGCCCGCCACATCCTGGTCGAAACCGAAGACCAGGCCAAGAAGATCATGGCTGACCTGAAGAAGGGCGCCAAGTTCGAAGACATCGCCAAGAAGCAGAGCAAGGACCCGGGATCGGGCGCCAACGGCGGCGACCTCGACTGGGCCAACCCCGCGAGCTTCGTGCCCGAGTTCTCGGAAGCCATGATCAAGCTCAAGAAGGGCGAGACCACCCCGGCGCCGATCAAGACCCAGTTCGGCTGGCACATCATCCGCGTCGACGACATCCGCCAGGCCCAACTGCCGAAGCTGGAAGAAGTGAAGCCGCAGATCACGCAGCAACTGCAACAGCAGCGCCTGCAGAAGTACCAGGAAGAACTGCGCGCGAAGGCGAAGGTCGAGTAA